Sequence from the Rutidosis leptorrhynchoides isolate AG116_Rl617_1_P2 chromosome 3, CSIRO_AGI_Rlap_v1, whole genome shotgun sequence genome:
CAATCCTCCTTCATTTGATCCACCTTTTTTGTAGCCTTAAACGAAGTGGCCATAAGTTTCAGCCGGACATTGGACCTGATCAATTCAAACAGTTGTTCTTCCATCTTCTTCCCCCGCTTGAATAACCTCGCATTTCTTTCCTACCATATATGATAAACACTAGCGGCGAAACAAAGTTTGGCAACAATCCAAACCACACTCTTCCGAGAAGCAGCACCCATAATAGCATCCCGACACGACTTCCATTCACAACTTCCCATATCAACACAGATCAGCCCCAAAGCTAAGTGCCATACCTTCTTCGAGTACGAACACTAAAAGAAAAGATGGTCATGCGAATCCATGGATTCATTACACAAGAAACATATCAGCGTTGGGTTGTTACGAAGCTCCCAAGGCTTTAAACGATCCTGCCTCTTGAGCCATTCACCCATTAAGAGCCACATGACAAAAGCATGTTTAGGAATACATTGGTTGAACCAAACCACATCAAACCAACTAACCACTTGAGCATGAGGCCTAATAGACTCCCAGATACACGAAATAGAAGCATTACGGTCACCATCGTAGCTCTTCCACACTAGCCTATCCCTCGTATCATCCAACACTGGTTTACAAAAAGTTGCTAGACTAGGATATTTTTCAATCCATGCACTCGGCCAAACAAAATCAACACTAAAAACATCGCTCACCTTGGCTTGAGGAGAATAACCTGCATTGGTGATATCTTCCCTTGCAATGACATGGCAAAGAGGACCCAAATCACACCAATTATCGAACCATGCAGAAGCAGTATCACCATTACCCAATCGGTAACCAAAAAATTGCCGGATCATGGGTCGAATTCGAAGTAATTTCTGCTAACTCCAAGACGAGTCAGCTGCTATCGTGACTTCCCATATGTTGCGCCCCCGCAGTATATACAAATGAATCCACCGTACCCATAACGAGTCTTTTAGAGTAAGTAAACGCCATAGGTGAGAGGTCATGAGCGCAACATTCCAATATTTTAGTCTTTTAATACTCAAACCGCCCTCTTCTTTTGGGAGGCAAACGTCATCCCATTTAACCTTTGCCTTACCCCGTTTTAATTCCCCTTGGCACCAAAGAAACCCCCATATCAGTTTCTCAATATCTTTAATAATAGCATCCGGCAAGATAAAGACCGAGCACCAATACAATTGCATCGCAGTGATAACCGAAATAATTAATTGAACACGGCCCGCAAAAGACAAAAATTTATTCTTCCAATCACCAATCTTTATCCTCACTCTATCGACTAGAATTTTACAATCTCAGTACACCAGTCGTGAGGACACCAAGGGAACTCCTAAGTAGCGAACAGGCAAGATCCCTTCCTCAAACGGGAGAGTAACCAAAATTTGATTCCTGATATTTGCACTAACATGAGAGAAAAATGCAGTACTCTTAGGCAAACTAGGAGCTAAACCCGAGCAATTTTTAAACTCCTCTAGGAAATCTCGAAGAATGTTAACTGAATTAACATCCACGTGGGAAAATAAAAACAAATCATCCGCAAAACATAGATTAACGATCTTGAGCTTATCACATTTAGGATGATACTTAAACTTACCATTCCTCTCGATGTTCCTTTTTAACATTAATGTTAAGACTTCCATGACAAGAGTAAAGAGATACGGAGACATTGGATCACCTTGCCTCAAACCCTGCTTACCTTTGAAAAACCCATGTAACTCCCCATTTATACAAATCGTGAACGAAGGTGATGAAACACACGCCATTATCCATTTTATCATCTTTCTCGGGTAACCAAAACAAATAAGGGTGGCTTCAAGAAAATACCAATCCACCGTATCATACACTTTTTGAATGTCTACCTTAAAGGCACACCTCGGAGTCCCCCGATTCAAATGATAATTCTTCAAGATTTCTTGAGTAAGGAGAATATTGTCCACAATCCGTCTACCCGGAATAAAAGCCGATTGATTCATGCTAACAACTTCATCCAAACTTGTTTTAATTCTAAATGTAATAATCTTGCTTATACATTTATAGATCACATTGCAACATGAGATTGGACGAAAATCCGTAACCCTGCTAGGTGTTTTTGTCTTTGGGATCAAGGCAATAATAGTGTTATTAATTTCCTTCAACAATTGACCATTGATGAAGAAATCCTGAATTGCTAGAACTACATCCTCACCAATAATATCCCATGCTTCTTTAAAGAACGCAGACGTGTATCCATCCGGCCCCGGAGACTTAGATTCACCAATACCAAACATGGCTTCCTTAACTTCCACCGCAGTTATCGGTTTAACCATGTCCGTAGATCGTTGCTCACTTATTCTGTTCGGAAATAGCGACCCCGGGTCACGAAACTCCACACAGTTTGAAGCCACTCCAAGAAAGTTTTCAAAGTGATTAACAATCAAAGGAGGGACTGAATTACCTTCAACCAAAACATCATT
This genomic interval carries:
- the LOC139900175 gene encoding uncharacterized protein, with the translated sequence MIRQFFGYRLGNGDTASAWFDNWCDLGPLCHVIAREDITNAGYSPQAKVSDVFSVDFVWPSAWIEKYPSLATFCKPVLDDTRDRLVWKSYDGDRNASISCIWESIRPHAQVVSWFDVVWFNQCIPKHAFVMWLLMGEWLKRQDRLKPWELRNNPTLIFVNGSRVGMLLWVLLLGRVWFGLLPNFVSPLVFIIYGRKEMRGYKKGGSNEGGLAAILVESVCLWLFCGLMSLVI